Below is a genomic region from Augochlora pura isolate Apur16 chromosome 2, APUR_v2.2.1, whole genome shotgun sequence.
AGCTCTTTAAAAACGCATTAAAAACGCAATCAAAAtgttttatcaaataatatacttGGAGGATACGCGTTATACGTTATCattaatatcatttcatttaaaacagtCCATGCcaatatattccatattatttgaaataatattacaaatctgCCTGGACCAATCAGTAACTAATTCATCGcgtaaacaaaaaaattgaaagcgaTTAAAAAAGCTGGCTGTGACCTATCGTTTTCTTTGCAAAAAGGACATCCGATGAGTTAGCCGTGCCCACGCGACACACGGTGGTGGCCGGCATGCATCTTACAGCGGCGGCACAGCGGCCGTCTCTATCCAAGAAGTTCTCTCATCGTGGCGGCTCGGGACAACTAAAAATATCGCGTGCATGATCTCTGCTGTACACGTAGCCGGACGACTGCTACACGCACGTGAACAAGTACCGCGCGCAAATGTACGTACGCGTGTACGCAACGCGGCCACCACCCACGCAACAAGAGAATAATTCACTTTTATTGCCCTCGCAGCGACGACTctcgaaacatccgcgaaTCGAACGTAAAAATTTTACGACATAACTCCGCTGTCCACCCACGAAATTCCTTTCCTGCCAATTAATCTGCGTTTTAATCCCGGCCAGGTCAGCACTTATTCTCAAATGTCGAGCACGCACCGAcgaattaaaaactgaaattcATTCGCTGCTTTCAATCCACGCGTTTTGCGACAAGGACGCATGAtttaattgttgtttaatattagACGTTCAAGTAACGTTTTCTGTCGGAGAAAATTGGTGCAGGAGTGCGGGAGAATTAACCATCCGAATTtgtgtttaataaattgatttttctcgCGTCCACGTGGTCGTCCGTTCGAAAAACAAAACGAACTCTGTCTAAAACAATTGGCGGCGCCCTGACGACGTGCACgtgcactctctctctctctctctctctctctctctctctctctctctctttttacaTGCATTATCGACTCTGCAGGATGTCTTCGTCATAAACTTACTACAGCGTAGAGCAGgttttacaatgaaatatatataaaataaccaaTTTCTGACATGCGCGATGACCGTAAGAAAACAAAGTTATTTCAGAGGTTAAACGTGATATCGCCCGTAACGCTCTGCCCAAAGGAAGTGTCTATCAATTTTGACTTTTATGTATGCTTGTGGGAGCCTGATTGATACAAATCTGTATCTCTTTCGAGCTGCATCGAACCACCGACCATCCTAAATATTTACGTTATGAATctagtttcagtttcattgAGGAAACCACGCAGCTTGATCGCCATTTCCGTagtatatttcataaaaaaacctggacaattaacaaacaatcaatttttataaatactcgTCAATACTTCTGATATTTCTGAAAGTATTCtctgtagaaaatataattttaagctaATTTCTAGAACGATGGGAatgagaatatatatattttaggattgtacaaattaaaattaaagaaaactcAAAGTTATCTATGAACAATCACGAACATAGAGAGCACCGATATTTTAGATATTCGTATTACGTATAGATTTTATTGCTATTACAGTTTCATGAATTTccaacatttaaataaacgtcCATATTAATGATTGTAAATAATCCTCGACCACTCTGTACGAACGACACGAAGAACTTTAACTATgcgaatttgaataaaaatttggatACTGTCAATTGGGAATTGTTGGTTGGAAGTTATTCCAATCACCTGCAAACAATTCCACGAACACGCGCCTATACCGTACAATGGCTgatcataattttcattttagtgCAGCACGCACAGAAAGGGAGCTGCGATAGGAATTCTATGCGACCCGCTATGCGCAGAAAGGGGTATTCATTCGTTGGCGTGCGAAACGCTGCATGCTGGCAAAGAAGCAGTTTTCTCTGCACACTGGGAAGCAACGCGACTAGTATTCAAAGCCTCAaggtttgttttatttcttttttttgtaatatacaaacGCAAGTAGAGGATCAACTTCCGCGACATTTTCGACCGTGACGGTTCTATCGTTTCGCTCGCCCTAACACTTTTCAACCGGTAGCCTGcaaatcggctttttacccTAACCGGTGGCCTATGAATCGGCTGCCGTagcaatcaataatttgctatatattattaaggtattattatacaatttgttaaatattagataccccTTGtgatgagaaaaataattcaaataggtaaaataaatagctagtgctatgaaaatataaaaatgtttacaactAAAGAAGAGAGGTCTGTAATTGGCATTTACAACTGCAGGCTTTTTTCCGGGTATGCATGGTCGAGTGtcataaaatgttaatgaatGGGACGGATGGGGACAGAGTGTTTGGGCGActtgttgttttattattaccacgGAGTCTCGTGGGATTTACCCTGAAAATAATCCCTACACAACCAACAGATTTCTTCATCGTCTAATTTGAAAAGTaacttaaacaattaatagGCCCCACTCAATAAGCCCTAataggtaaaaaaaaaaacttgaaGAAGTGGACCCGAATGAAGCAATCCGATTTCTTTCAGGACGAAGACCACGGCTGAACAATACGAGTCGCTCTATTGGACGGATGCGACCGGCACCAAGCGCTTCCCATCAGAGGAGGACTTTGGTAACATGATCAAAGATCTGGTCGTTAGCAAACTGAACGTGACGCCGTCGGGACATCAATTGAAGAGGCTGACGCGGCTCCGCACGCACCGCGTCGAGAGCGAGCTGACCAGGCGGCAGCTCGAGATGGAGAATCTTTGGCCGTTGCTGCAGGAGAACGAGTACCTGATGAGCATCCTCTACGAGGACAGGGACATTTTTCCGCAGCTGATTGGCACGTGCGGCACATTCTACGCGGTCGAATATGTTCGGCCGATCGAAACACCCACGACGGTGCTAGCCCTGTCAGACTCGAAACCGGAATGGGCGAAGAGGCTGAAACTGGCCGTGATGATCATAGACCTGCTCGAGGAACTCGACACCAACTTCCCCGAGCCGATCCATCTGTGCGACGTCAAGATAAACCACTTCGGTTTGCCCCTAGGCGGACAGAAACTCAAGTTTCTCGACCTGGACGCCGCCTTTCCTAAAACGATCATCAGCCGCATCATGGCCGACAGGAAGACCTGCCAGAGGCACGAGGACTGCGACTACTTCGACTGCAGATCCGTCTGCTCGAAAGACAAACGTTGCGAGTCGCCAGTCATGAACAATAATTTGCAGGTGAGTCTTTTATACTGTTCTTGGAAAGCAGGTAATCTTTGAACGTTAACGAGATTCAAATGTTTCACGCTTGTTCCTACGAACCGATTAATTAAACTTATCAAACCCCTTGCACCTATGGTTACTCGTAGTATAGTTGAAAcgtagaatttgtttaataatacgcgatgattttataattaattccggTATTTCAGATTGTAtgcgagaaaatatttctcggtTGGACTCTCTCCGGGACTATCATAATACCCGGACTACTTATGTCGGAGCACACCACCAGTACATTGGCAGTGATGCTACGGCAATGCGCGAACCCGACCGCCGAGGTAGGACACTTGCCTCGTGCTGCTGTGCCGGAGAGCTTGAAAACACGACTGTACAACATGCTACACGAAATGGAACAGGAAGTCGCAGCTTCCGTGTGAATATCATTTCGGACTTTTTAAAGCGAAACTGGCGATCAGTGGTTGGCgactatttatttcataattgatATCTATGATCCTTTTGTATAGAATCGCTCGCAAAGATATTGGTataactttctttttaaattggaCCAAATGATTTGGATTTTCTTACGATGTTAAAAGTAGAGATGCGACTATCGATTGTCGATCAAATTATCGATATTATCTATGGCTCAACGCCATATCCAAACTATATCGTATATTAAGATTGGTATGATAAAAAATCACCAGTTTAACTACATtaagaattgaatattttataataaatattattaatagaaagatGTTGCGGGAAAgttttttttcaaatgtaattCGATATTCAGACTGTTCGACAAAAAGATTGCCAACGagaatgaaagaatataaGAGTGTAATGAGAAGGGCCTAGTTCTGTGTTCTTAATTTAGGAACATCgacagataaaaatttaatcgcgAGCCACTGATAATGAGAGTTTCGTTTAGAGTGGCCTCCAAATTCTAGAATATAAGCAGACCATGTAGAATatctcattttaattaatacatggATACACGAATTTACCAATAACGTCACCGACAAATGCTTCCATGAATAGTCGACGCATCGTACTTAcgcgaattaataaattattcgataataaattatttttgataagttaaaaaaatctttattaatgttaataataatatataattataagccAGAGATATGATATACCGTTTGCAATGTTATTTACGTTAGGTGGTttcattctaataattatgGCTAAGTGAAGACACGACTGTATCCATGTACCGATTAAGATGAGCATGCAGATAAATGATTAAGTAGATAAATTCCTCATAGTTACAGATCTGTTCCTATGAGAAAAAATCGAATCCTAGAGCTTGTTACTCCGGCCTTGCAAAATACTTTACATTAAGTTTCAAGGTTAGTGTCTCTACACACGTGTAAAGTACCTCGGCTCAGACGAGGCAAAAAGAATTGTATAGTTTCGATGAAAGGAACAATCTTTGTACCTTAACGGCGTAAGCAAATAAGTGACCATTAGAGGCTAGTGATAGCAATAAGGAAAAAAGATTATAAGCAATTATTACCAACATCGAGCACAAACGTAAACTACTTTCACTTAATAGCAGCCTTATTACCGAGTAATTCGAATCTATTTGATACGCTTATATAGAAGCCAAAGTACAAGGATATTATAACctttaatacatattattgtcGCACGGCTTAAGGCACTTGGGGTGGGAGAGAGCACCTTAAGGTAACAAACATATGACATATTCCAATTTTTTCAAAGATGAACACGAAATAAgagaatcgaatttttttaGCATTAACGCGTTACCtcgttgtttttattttttacattataatgttACGAAACAGCATAGtcatttgtttcttcttcCATAGTTTACTGTTGGTAATATCGATTGAACTGATTAAACTTTAAACATTGATGGAACAGCTCAGAATAATTTACGTACGAATATGTACTTAATGGTCGTATATATACCACGtaagaattttcaaagatttcaattattatagaaatgaaGACCGATCGAAAGGCGATCACTTGTACTTATGAAAAAAAAGACgcatcttttaatatttataacatctAATCGAATAGAATGTTGGAGAAATTCCAAAGGATAAGATCAGaagattttgtttataaaagaaacgaacgtGCGCATTTTTCGCAAACTTTcagaaaacgaaataaaaggatTCAGTTGTCCCGATCCGTTACAGTGTCCTACCCTCCTCgagtataatattagtattgtaACATCGATTTATCTCAGTAGAATTAAGAAACTTTTCCCCCTCTCTTTATTACTCGAATCTAACGGGTAACGTTGACTTTGATCAGTTTTGGGTCGTTGAAAGTCTCAAGTCTCAACTCAAGATCGTTCCGCATTtttatgtacatgtatatacatatatatatggtTCGTGATCGCATAGACCAAAATATTTGTACCTctgattttcaaaaataaaaaatccatgccttaaaatgatatttttaattcgcacGTTCCTATATTCCAAAACAGGTGAAACTGTACATCGCTTTTGAGATGATAGATGACAGAAATAGTTGAGATCTCTAGGAATAATTACGATggaaaaagaacaatattgaTCTAACATGATCTAGCAGGAAGCCATCATCTTTCCTCAAAAATTTTAACACTTCCCCCTGGAGAAAGtgtttctcatttatttaaaaagtcgtACTGAAAAATCACGcaaatctttattatttgtgattctcgagatattttcaaaaacagACGATTTTCAAATATCTCCGAGACCTCGTCGCTTTAAACCGTATCTTAACTCAAAATAGAACTCCATTAGAATTGCTTGATCGCTGCAGGTgtcataatttttctaattttctgcTCAATAAACTTCCCCTATTAGCGAACACGGTTGTGTTCACTGTAACTATTACTGGCGAATGGTCGGAAGACAAATCGAAGTTCGGTATCGATTCTACGTAACAAGCTGACATGCCGCCGATGATAAAAAAGTCCAACAGGTCTGGGAGTCTCCTCGGATCCGTTGGCCAATAAGTGGGCGTTTCGGTTGAAATGACGGTGTAGTTTTTTTCTTCCACCAATTTCGCCAGCTCTCTGCCCCTGGTGGTGGTCAGTCTGGAGCCCCACATGACGTGCTTGCTGTTATAGTCACCCCCAGCGATGAAATTATAGCCCAGCGTGCAAAAGAAGCCCTCGAAGTTCTCTTTCTTCAAGTTGTAACTCGGCGGAGAATATATCGCCGAGATCGCGATGTCGTATGGAAATGCTTTAACTTTCACGGTGGTGGCTTGAAGATAAGCTCTGGAGTAGCCATGGAGTTCGCGGTGAACAACGGAATCTTTGACTAGCACAGCTGATCCTGCACGGCCGGTATTGTTTGGATGGTTGGTGTGATAGCATTTGTACTGTGGAATATTGAAACGTGATTTATCTGTGAAATGTGTTTCGCTGATCAGCATTACGTCTATTAGGTGGAGCTTAAGGAAAACCTTTATGTCTTTCTTGTGTCGGCGGACACCGTTCGCATTCCACAGAGCAATTCGGAGAATATTAGCCATTGTATGTTTTCCATTAGTTAACATGTTATTTGGTGTTCTGTTGGAGAAATCGACTATAAATATAGGATAGAAGAATCTGAAATTGTGAGTGCCTTGTTACGATGATCGTCTCTAGATTTCGACCTGTTAGTAAAGTAAGACCTCGTCGGTGGAGAAGAAAGGTTTTGCGAACGATTTGAAGAGGATGCTGAAACAAGTTCGGAAACGAAGCAGTAAGGCGAAGCATAAAACCATGTTAACAAGCAGTGGAAAGGGAGCAATGCAAAGGCGAAGTTTCGGTGCCGAAGCGTAGCAACGAAACCATAATTTAAGTATGTAGAGCACGTGTATTGAATGAATTGTTTATGCTATAAGAGAACGGTTACATTTCCGTCAAATCGCCACTGATGCCGCAGGAATCATTTAGGGATTTCCTTAGGATTTTCCTGATGTTTTCTTCGCCATTGGTTCAATGTAAATGGGTACTAGAGTAACCTCCTTATGATTGTTTTCTTGATTCGACGGGCATGCTGGTGACTATATCGAATTTGCCGAGAAGATCGAGCAGAGGGTACGATTAGGTTTGTCTCTGCTGCTTTTGTATAGACCATAGACCGACGATAGCATTCGCAACCTTTGTAGTTGGCTGAGTGGACTTTACCGGCtaagagaaaggaaaatatgATGAATGCTTCATTAATAAGTTATTTCATTGAACTTTTCTATCGatgtctaaaataatatattgttaataggAAGATCGCTCATTCGATTATAAATCCGGCGAGCTTAATTATAGAAGCAAGATCGGTATACTGACCGTGAACGATGGGAGACAAGCCGCATAGCTGATCGCCAGCATACAACGACGAAGAAGCAATACCGAaggatttaaataatacacagGACACATGATACAGGATGTCGCTTCGGCAGATACACGCTTCGAACTCTGATCGTCGTTAAAATGAATTCAACGATATAAGATATTATGACATTGAATCcctaaataatactaaaatagtttttccgGCTTCGCGAGCCAAATACTGTGCCGACGTCACGTCTCGCATCCCGATTATTGTTTCGGCaatgcataaatatatttttaagaatttgtaTATCTTTATGTTCCTCAAGTTATATCCACATTTTTCAAATCCCTTAATGGGTCTAATCTTCGGTGATCTACAAGCATTTTTATGATTCTTCAAGCGTTTGCCCTATGGTGAAGTCGCAGCATGGGCGCCTGAAAAGTGGACATGCAATTTCTCAATTGTTAGTGGATGAGATTGATTGCAAAAGCTgtcaaattaaagaagaaaccATCATTTATCGGTTAGGCTAGATTTTTTCATGCTCTAATGCTAATAAACAGcgttaaaatcgaattaatggCGATGTAAAAAACTGTACAAGTGGCGCCACCCGCGGAGAAACGCTCAAACTTCTCGCCATAATTTAGTGAGTAGTTTCACCACTTCTCCGAGAGATTACCGTATCTCCGTCATGTACCGTATTCGATTATTAGTTTTTCAAGTCTTGATGGCTCGAATGAAAGCTGAAACAATTTGCTATTCAACTAATCTAATGCAGAAatgttattgatatttattaacaatttcgcaAATCTACAAATCGCGGATGTACCTATCTGAGAGCTGATATTTGGGTCTTAGCCATATGGCCGAGACGTGAGATAGCGCTACTGTTCAATATAGTTTGATTTCAGCTTTCGAGACGCGAGATGGCGCTACATTTATACCACATTCGTAATTCATTGTCGCTGAAATTCACTTCCAGCGATACTGAAATGGCGAACGCATAAAGAGTATTGATTTATGTTGCTTGATAGTAGCTTTTGTGGCTCATGGTAAATGGCGCGTGCCAAGTAAAATACATACTGAATTCAAGTTCACTTTCTATGCGGTGAACATTAATTGCTACTCTATACCGCTTGTCAACCGGTTAGGGCGCCGTGTTTGCTAACGCTTCttcgtaaaaatatagtaGTTATCCATTGAGTTTTCTCATAggtatttattacaatttaccaCATGTTCCAACCAAACTGTGAATCTATGCATTTACGATATCTATgtattttaaagatataaaagaaaatagaacactaacaaacattaattatatttctagtCTACGTTTATTGTAAGCAATGTTATagctaatatattttaacataatttattctaattaagatttgcataaaaatgcgcATTTTAATCTATATCTAGTTATATATTCAAAGcagtaaattcaatttgttcgagATTTATTCCATCCGTGTTGTTGAAGTATTCCGAGTTTTACGTATTAATGAAAGTGGATTGGACTTCGAATAATTAGTAGACATGCAAAAGTAGGTAATGTTGGAAAGTTTAGTTAattgatcaaatattttccaggGAATGCTTGGAAAGTTTCAACAGTggaaaagtttttaaaatctCATTATTTCTCATTTGAAATTGTGTCAAGTTCTAACTACAATATTGACTGCAGATGTCTACTATTGTttaagaaattcataaaatacgagactagaaatattttagaacgGTTGGTTAACAGTAGTTTTCGACATATGGTTCAATTGCACTAAAACTAATTTCAATCTAAAGACCAGAGGtgaatacttttatttctcaGTACTCAAGAATGTATTCGTAGCATATTTCTagctgtaaataataataatgaaataataataacttaagGCAATATGCAAATAGCttgtaaaaatgtgaaaacaaACGACATTCGAATACACATTTCAATGATTCAACTTCTATTACATCTATAATGTTTCACAGTGTATTGATATCACTGGGGATGATAGGGAATGGTAGTAGATCGTTAGCGTCACAGAATATTGGGTCACGGAATTTATTCCGTGTCAAGTTTATTCTTATATCTCGTCAATGTCTATACATGGAGTAATCCAATTTCAAATGTATCTGACATATTTTTAGGTGATGCCCCCTTCaaacattctaaaaatttacattaatttctaccaaaaagtttaaatacatttatttgcaGAAAATAGAGGAAAAACTATATGTAGCGTAAAACCATACGagctttcattaaattaaattatataatctaatataagTGTATAATGCAActacagaaattttaattgctaaACCTAACATTACAgctgtttttttaaaaacaactaAACCTTTTAAACCTAATTTACAGATCTGACTTGTAAGTTTCCGGGGGTTTTCACGCGGATGAAGCGTTCGTCAAAGGAGGTCTCGAGGGCACGGGTTGAGCCTATCCTATTCTGTTCGTCG
It encodes:
- the Aln gene encoding divergent protein kinase domain 1C; its protein translation is MNVRRLPGFMYHYKVVTLFVFTVSLLVVYLLLHWGIMCTNLEAWRHVSNVCSTHRKGAAIGILCDPLCAERGIHSLACETLHAGKEAVFSAHWEATRLVFKASRTKTTAEQYESLYWTDATGTKRFPSEEDFGNMIKDLVVSKLNVTPSGHQLKRLTRLRTHRVESELTRRQLEMENLWPLLQENEYLMSILYEDRDIFPQLIGTCGTFYAVEYVRPIETPTTVLALSDSKPEWAKRLKLAVMIIDLLEELDTNFPEPIHLCDVKINHFGLPLGGQKLKFLDLDAAFPKTIISRIMADRKTCQRHEDCDYFDCRSVCSKDKRCESPVMNNNLQIVCEKIFLGWTLSGTIIIPGLLMSEHTTSTLAVMLRQCANPTAEVGHLPRAAVPESLKTRLYNMLHEMEQEVAASV